CGAGCCTCCGGGGAGGACTCCGGGTCGATGGTGCTCCACGAGCTGATCCCGATGCTGGCCACCAAGGGCATCGACACCTCACGAGTGGCCTTCATGGGCTGGTCGATGGGTGGCTACGGCGCCATGCTGCTGGGTGCCAGACTGGGCGCCGCGCGCACCGCGGCGGTCTGCGCCATCAGCCCGGCGCTGTACATGACGTACTGGGGTGCGCCGCCCGACGCCTTCGACAGCCTCGCGGACTGGCAGCAGAACTCAGCGCTGAGACTGCTGCCTGCGCTGGGGTCGATCCCGCTCCGCATCGACTGTGGCACCGGGGACCGGTTCTACGCCGCGACCCGAATGTTCGTCAACCAACTGCCCAGGACCCCGGCCGTGGGCTTCTACCCCGGCGGCCATGACGAGGACTTCTGGCGCGCGCACTTGTCCGATGAGCTCGGCTGGCTCGATTCCTGAACCGCACCTTGGGGTCTCACCCCCACGTGAGCGGATCGAGCGCGAGATAGAACCGCAGACGCTCCGGATCCACAGCTGCCGGATAACCCGCTGCCAAACCCGCCGCGGCATCGTCGGCGAAGCCGGGAAAGGTGTCGGCGGTATTGGCCACCAGCAGTGCCAGATCTGCATGCCGGTCGGCAAGCCCGAGCCGGCCCAGGTCGATGAATCCCTCGACCGTGAGCCGCTCGGGGTCGATCAGGATGTTGGGCAGGCACAGGTCGCCATGGCACACCACCTGATCGGCGGACTCCTGGCGGCGCCTCAGGTCGGCCTCGACTTCGACGCGCGCCAGCAGCGCAGCGGGTGCAACACCCCGGTCCGCGTCGCTCAGAAACTCGGGGTTGACCGCGCCGGCTGCCACCACCGAACCGGCCCGGGCCAGCATGTCGTCCAGGTCGCGCCGGTAGGGGCAGTCGCCGACCGCGATGCCGTGCAGGTCGCGGACCGCCGCCACGATCGAGGGCCAGGCCTGCCGCAGTGCGGATTCGGGCAGCCGATCGGCCCCGACGCCTGTGACCGCACTGGTGATCAGGAAGGCGCCGCCGTCGGCGGTACTCCCCCAGTCGACCACGGCAGGCACCGGGAGGGCATGATCGTGGGCCCAGGACACCCGGTCACGTTCGGCAGCCAGATCGGCCACCGCCGCCGGACCGACCACCTTCGCGTACCGGGAACCGTCCGCACTACGGAACACCCCGGCGCCGGATTCACCGTGGACAACGGGCTGCCAATCGGTCACGGCGTCAGCGACGCAACCGGGCGATGCCCAGCACGGTCAGCACACCCGCCAGACCGGCCAGTGCCAGGGCCAGCACCAGCAGCGGCGCCGAATAGATGACCGCGGTGGTGGCCGGCTCACCATCGAGCACGGGCGCGACCTCGACCGTGGTTCTCGCCGCGATCCAGCTCAGCACGCAGCCCACCGCCGCGACGGCAGCCACCACGAACTCCAGGACGGCCCGCCGTTTCACGGGGTGCGCTCCTCGACCAGAGGCGTCAGCGCTTCCCGCAGCTTGCGATGCTTGCGCGCCCAGGCCTGAGCGGTGCGGGCACCGGTGAGTTTCAGCCCGATGCCGGTGCGGCCCCGCGGAACCCCGGACAGCTCCCCGAGGGCGCGGGCCGACTGCCACTTTGGTGCCTCCGAGCCCGATGCCTCGGGGTAGATCTGCACGATCTCGTCGACCTTGAGAATCTCGGCGCCCTGCCGCAACGTGGCGGCGGTCAACTCGACCGAGGTGTGGATGCGCGCCGCCTTGATCTGGATGGCCACGAACCCCGAGACCAGCACCAGGAACAGGATCGGAATCCACAGGTCCTGACCGTATCCGCCGGTCATCTGCAGGATCGCCATGCCGATCCCGGCGAACGGCCCCAGCAGGAGCCATGCCCAGCTGGCGCCCTGCTCGTAGAACAGCACCTCGGAGCCGACCTTGTTCACGGGTTCACTCTCCATCGTCAGCCCTCCGCACCGGCATCGCGCTCAGGCCGGTGCCCGCGATGAGCGGGAGCAGCGCCAGCAGCGTCAGGATATGGACCGGAGCCAGGCTGAACGCCGCCATCAACCCGACCACTACCACTATCGCCATGGACAGCGCGATCGCGGCCCGGCGGTACCGTGCGTCACCGGAACGGGCGCGGCCGGCCAGATAGGCCATGCCTGCGCCGGCCAGCGCCGTGAGTGCCCCCACGCCGCGGAACAAGGTGCTCTCGGCGCTGGGCCAGGACACCGAGGCGGCGATCAGGCCGCCGACGATCAACAACACGGCGCCGACCAGCCAGAAACTGAACGAGATGGTCGCGCGGCGCGACGCTGATGATGAAGGCATTGCCCGGAAGCGTAGCGAATCAGCGGGTGAAGAAACCGTCGGCGTCCTTACGGTGCAACAGGTACAGCCCGCCCGCGATCAGGACCGATCCGACGATCGCGGTGATCGCGTAGCCCACCGCGGCGGCGTCTTGTCGCTGGCCGGTCAGCAGACTGCTGATCGCGTGCAGGACCGAGACGATTCCCCCGCTGGTCAGCACGGTGCGGGCCCAGCGGTATCCCTGGCGCATCAGCGCCAGGAACGTCACCACGATCGAGGACACCACGACCAGGAACATGATCGAGAAGACGACCGTCATCGACCGTTGCACACCGCCGGCGGATCCGGTGAGCGCGTCGATCAGATAGCCCACCACCATGAGCACCAACGCGGCGGTCCACAACCAGAACCCGGTGTCGACATCCTCGGGACGGCCGGTCGGGCTCCGCTTCGGTTCGGTCACCTGGTCGGTCACGCGAGCCAGCCGGCCACGTCGGCGGCCCAGTAGGTCAGCACCAGGTCGGCGCCGGCCCGCCGGATTCCGGTCAACGACTCCAGTGCTGCCGCCTGCAGCTCGATCCAGCCATTGGCCGCCGCGGCGCAGATCATCGAGTACTCACCCGAAATCTGGTATGCCGCAACGGGTACCGGCGAAATATCGGCCGCGGCACGCACCACGTCCAGGTAGCTCATCGCGGGCTTGACCATCACGATGTCGGCGCCCTCGTCGATGTCGAGTTCGACCTCGTGCACGGCCTCGCGGATGTTCCCCGGATCCTGTTGATAGGTGCGCCGGTCCCCCACCAGGCTGGACGACACCGCTTCGCGGAACGGGCCGTAGAAGGCCGAGGCGAACTTGGCCGCGTAGGCCAGGATGGCGACTTCCGTGTGCCCGGCCGCATCCAGCCCGTCACGGATGGCCGCCACCTGGCCGTCCATCATGCCGCTGGGACCGACCACATGGGCGCCCGATTCCGCTTGTGCCACAGCAAGTTCCACGTAACGCACGTTGGTTGCGTCGTTGTCGACCCGGCCCGCGTCGTCGAGCACGCCACAGTGTCCGTGATCGGTGAACTCGTCGAGGCAGGTGTCGGCCATCAGGACGGTGGCGTCACCGAGATCCTTGGCCAGGTCACGCAATGCCACGTTGAGGATGCCGTCCGGATCGATGCCGACGGCACCGGTCGGATCCTTGTCCTCGTCACAGGGCACGCCGAACAGCATCAGTCCGCCCACGCCGGCTTCCACCGCATCGGCGGCCGCCTGGCGCAACGAATCCCGGGTGTGCTGAACCACTCCGGGCATCGAGGAGATCGGCCGCGGTTCACCGATGCCGTCGGCCACGAACATCGGAAGCACCAGATGCCGTGGCTCCAAAGAGGTTTGGGCCACCAGGCGACGCATCGCCGGCGTGGACCGCAAGCGACGAGGACGGTGCCTTGGAAACGCCACAGCTTGCCTCCTTCTGCGCTCTACCCCCGAAACGGTATTCCAGCAGGAAAAGTCCGAGTAGCAGCCTGCCGGAATGCGGTTTCGGCGAAAAACTAGCGCCTACGGCTCTTCTTACGCGGCGGGGGCAGCGCACCTTCGGCCCGCAGCCGGGCGGCGTGCTCGGCGAGCGCGTCGACCAGCGGACCCACCGCGGCCGACTCGGGCTGAACATCCACCCGCAGGCCGAATTCCGCCGCGGTTTCCGCGGTCTTGGGTCCGATGCAGGCCACGATGGTCCGGGCGTGCGGCTTGCCTGCGATACCGACCAGGTTGCGCACCGTCGAACTGGAGGTGAAGCAGACCGCGTCGAAGCCGCCGGTCTTGATCATCTCGCGGGTCTGCGCCGGCGGCGGAGCGGCACGCACGGTGCGGTAGGCGGTGACGTCCTCGATCTCCCAGCCACGCTCACGCAAGCCCTCGGCCAGCGTCTCGGTGGCGATGTCGGCACGCGGCAACAGCACCCGGTTCACCGGGTCGAAAACCTCGTCGAACGGCGGGAACTCGTCGAGCAGGCCCAGGGAGGACTGCTCGCCCGAAGGAACCAGCTCGGGGTTGATGCCGAATGCTCGCACCTTGTCGGCGGTGGCCTGCCCGACACACGCGATCTTCACACCCGAGAACGCCCGGGCGTCCAGGCCGAACTCGTTGAACTTCTCCCACACCGCACGCACGGCGTTGGTCGAGGTGAACACCACCCACTGGAACCGGCCGTCGACCAGACCCTTGACCGCACGCTCCATCTGCGCGGGGCTGCGCGGCGGCTCGACGGCGATGGTCGGCACCTCGATCGGCAGGGCACCGTGGCCCACCAGCCGATCGCTCATCTCGCCGGCCTGATCCTTGGTGCGCGGCACCAGCACGGTCCAGCCGTACAGGGCGCGGCTCTCCCACCAGTTCAGCTTGGCCCGGTTGGCCACGGTCTTGCCGATGGTCACCACCAGCGGACCGGTGAGCGGCCCGGCCAGCTCGCTGCCGGCCGGCTTCTCCAGCACGGCCTTGTCGGTCAGGCCACCCAGGGTGGTCTCGACCGAACGCTGCTGGCAGGTGGTACCGCTCGCGGTCACCACCGCCGGGGTGCTGTCGACCAGCCCCTGCTCGATCAGGGTGCGGGCGGCATCCGGCAGGTGCGACGCGGTCGCATGCAGGATCAGCGGCCCGGGTGCGGCGGCCAGCGCCGCCCAGTCCACGTCACCGCGGACATCGGCCACGGTGTGCGACGAACCCAGCGGCAGGCCCGCATAGGTGGGCACCGCGCTGGTGGCGGGCAGCCCGGGGACGATCTCGAAGTTCACATGGGCCTTGGCCAGCGCACCGATCTCGGTGATGACGGCATCCACCGACAGCGGGTCACCGGCGACCAGGCGCACCACGTCGTAGCCGTGGCGGGCCTCGGCGACCAGCGTCTTGGCCACCTCGGCAGGATCCCCCAGGGCGGGACGGATCTCGGGCCCGCCGGCGATGACGGCGGCTTGTGCGGCGTCGGCGGCACCGGCATCGGCGTCGGCCGTGTCACCCGCGGCGGCCTTGGCCGGCTCAGCAGGTGCCGGGCCGGACGCCGGCGGCAGTTCGGTGCCGATCAGGGCCAGCACGGCCTCGGGGACGTCGGGATCGGTGAACACCAACTCGGCGTGCGCCAGCACGGCTTGCGCACGCGCCGTCAGCAGTCCCGGATCTCCCGGGCCCGAGCCCACAAATGTGATGCGGCCGGGCTTCGCCTTGCGACCTCGCATGGTCATTCTTCACTCCCGCGCTCTACCAACAGCTCGCGCGCACCCAGCTCGAAAAGCTCCGCGGCCACCGAGACACCCAAGTCAGCGGCCCGATCGGGAGTTCCGATGCCGGACGCACGAATCACGTCGGATCCGTCCAGCGTCGCTACGCAGCCGCGCAACGACAGCTCCTCGAAGACATTGCCGTCCTCATCGATAGACTCGACCACTTCCGCGATCGCGCCCACCGGTGCAGAACAGCCCGCCTCCAGTTCGGCGAGCAGGATCCGTTCGGCGGTGACCGCGGCGCGCGTGTCGGTGTCATCCAACTCCGCCAGCACCGAGATCAGCTCGGTGTCGCCGGACCGGCATTCCACTGCGAGCGCACCCTGAGCCGGCGCTGGCAACATCTGCACCGGCTCGAGCGACTCGGTGACTGCATCGAGCCGTCCGATACGGGCCAGACCCGCGCGGGCGACCACGATGGCGTCGAGATCACCGCTCGTAACCCTGTTCAACCTGGTATCTAGGTTGCCTCGTAGGGGGCGGATTTCCAAACCGAGACCCAGTGCTCTAAGCTGCGCGGCCCGTCGCGCACTCGAAGTGCCGATCACGGACCCGGCCGGCAACTCACCGAGCACCAATCCGTCGCGCGCCACCAGGGCGTCGCGGGGGTCCTCACGGCGGGGTACGGCGGCGATGACGAACCGGTCGTCACGCGCGGTGGGCAAATCTTTGTAGGAGTGCACGGCCATGTCCACGCGGCCGTCGTGGATCGCCTCACGGAGCGCCGCGGTGAAGACCCCGACGCCGATCTCGGCGATGGGGCCCTGGTTACGGTCGCCCTCGGTCGAGATGATCACCAGCTCGCAGGGGTGCCCCGCAGCCAGCAAAGCGTCCCTGATGGTGCCGGCCTGCGTGGTCGCCAGCAGGCTACCCCGGGTGCCGATCCGGATTACCGTATCGCGCGTTTCTACCAAGCTCTACTCAGACTTATCGAGATCTGTTGTCATGAAGGGCAATTCGCTGGCCGCAACAGCTTCTACGGCCTGCGGATCGAGTTCGAACAGCTCACGCAGGGCCTCCGCGTAGCTGTCCCCGCCAGGAGCGCTGGCGAGCTGTTTCACCCGCACCGTGGGTGCGTGCAAAAGCTTGTCGACGACGCGACGGACCGTTTTGGCCACCTCGTCGCGGTGTATCGCGTCCAGTCCGGGCAGCCGGTTGTCCAGGCGCAGCAGCTCGGCCTCGACCACGTCGGCGGCACGTTGCCGCAGGGCGGTGACGGTCGGGGTGACCTCGGCCATCCGCTGCCCGGCCAGGTAGTTGGCAACCTCGGTGGCGACGATCGTGCGGGCCGCATCGGCGTCGGTGGCCGCGGCCCGTGCCGATGGCTCGCGCTGGATCCGGTCCATGTCGACCACCCAGACACCGGGCAGCCCGGCCACCGCCGGATCGACGTCGCGCGGCATGCCGAGATCGCAGATCACCAGCTGCCGATCGCCACCGGCGGCGGCGTTGCGCTGTGCCAGGGCATGGTGCACGTCGGCCAGGGAGACCACCGGGCGCACCGCGCCCGTGCTGCTGACGACGACGTCGGCGTCGGCCAGAGCCTCCTCCAGGTGGTCCAGGGAGAAGGCCTGCGCCTGCACACCCTGTTCGGTGAGGTTCTCGGCGAGGCGCTCGGCCCGCGGCAGTGAGCGGTTCACCACATGAACCCGCTCGATACCGGCCCGCACCAGGTGCGCGCCGGCCAACGCGCCCATCGAGCCCGCGCCGATCACGGCCGCGGTGCGCCCGGCGAGCCCGCCGTTGAGTTTGGTCTCGGCCATGCCGAGCGCGACCGACACCACAGACGCGCCCGCGGCGTCGATCCCGGTCTCGGAGTGCACCCGCTTGCCGACGTTGAGGGCACGCTGGGCCAGCTCGTGCAGGGTGCGCCCGACGGTCTGGTGTTCCTCGGCCGAGGCGTAGGCGCGACGCACCTGCCCCAGCACCTGGGCTTCTCCGATGACAGCCGAATCCAGGCCGCTGGTCACGGCGAACAGATGCTCGACGGCGGCCTCGGCGTAGCGCACATAGGCGTATTTGGTGAGGTCGTTGAGCGACATGCCGGAATGCTCGGAGAGCACCTGCCCGATGATCGACAGGCCTCCGTGGAAGGCCTCGACCACGGCGTAGATCTCTACGCGGTTGCAGGTGGACAGGACCATCGCCTCGGTGACCAACGAGGATCGCAGCACCTCGTCGATGATCTTGGCCTGATCCGACTCGTCAGTGCTCAACTGCTCGAGAACTGACACCGGCGCGCTGCGGTGCGAAACCCCGAATAGCAGCACACTCACGGCTTCATCACCACGTCACCAAGGTAATCGTTTCCCGCCCGCCCACCAAATTTCATCTGGCGGGGAGGTCGGCCCGAAGCGCCTGCTCGTCGACATCCCAGTAGCTGTGCTCGGTCCCGTTCAGCAAAATCACCGGCAGCAGGTCGCCGTACCGGGCCCGAAGTGAGGTGTCCCCGGCGGCGGCCGCGGCATCGACGTCGGTGTTCACCAGCTCGAAATCCAGTTCCTCGCGCAATGCGGCCAGCTGCTGAGCCGCCCGTTCGCACATGCTGCAGCCGGCGCGGGTCAGCAACGTCACAGTGGCCACACCGCCGGTCCCTGTCTGCTCGCGCTCCACACCGCCAGTATCCCGGCGCGGTGACTTAGGGTGAATTCGTGCCCGAATCCGGTAGTGCCGATGCGCTCGAACAGGAACTTGGCGGCGAGGCCAGCGCCGAAGTCGCTGTCACCGAGCTCGAGTCCGACACCGACCCCGTCGGGACACCGGCGCCCCCGCCCGACCTGACCGCCGCGGCGTTCTTCGACGTCGACAACACCCTCGTGCACGGATCGTCACTGGTGCACTTCGCAAGGGGCCTGGCCGCGCGCAAGTACTTCACCTACCGCGACATCCTGGGCATCGTCTACGCGCAGGCCAAGTTCCAGTTCACCGGCAAGGAGAACAGCGACGACGTCGCCGAGGGCAAGCAGAAGGCCCTGGCGTTCATCGAGGGCCGCTCCACCGCCGAGCTCGTCGAACTCGGTGAGGAGATCTACGACGAGATCATCGCCGACAAGATCTGGCCGGGCACCCGGGCGCTGGCCCAGATGCACCTGGACGCCGGCCAGCAGGTGTGGCTGGTCACCGCAACCCCGTACGAGCTGGCCGCCACGATCGCCCGGCGCCTGGGCCTGACGGGCGCGCTGGGCACGGTCGCCGAGTCGGTCGACGGGGTGTTCACCGGCCGCCTGGTCGGCGACATCCTGCACGGCACGGGCAAGGCCCACGCGGTGCGGTCGCTGGCCATCCGGGAGGGGCTCAACCTGCGCCGGTGCACCGCCTATTCGGACAGCTTCAACGATGTCCCGATGCTGTCGCTGGTGGGTACCGCGGTGGCGATCAACCCCGATGCCGCGCTGCGCGATGTGGCCAGGGAGCGGGGCTGGGAGATCCGCGATTTCCGCACCGCACGCAAGGCCGCGCGCATCGGTGTGCCGTCGGCGTTGGCCCTCGGCGCCCTGGGCGGCGCGCTGGCGGCTGTCGCGTCCCGTCGCCACGACATTCGCTGAGCAAGCGGCTCACGCTGATAAGCTGCCGCGGCGGGCCGCCTCGAGCGGGCCCCACCGCCATGCACGTTTGTGCGCACCGCGCACCGCATACCGAACAGCGCAGGGAACATGAGCATCGCCGCAAACATCATCGGGACTCACTACCGGTACCCCGACTACTTCGAGGTCGGCCGGGAGAAGGTCCGCGAGTTCGCCCGCGCGGTCAAAGACGAGCACCCCGCGCTCTATGACGCCGAGGCGGCCAAGGAATACGGCCATGACTCGGTGGTGGCATCGGTGACCTTCCTGGCCGTGGCCGGCCGACGCGTGCAGCTGGAGCTGTTCGACAAGTTCGACATCCCGATCAACCTGGAGCGCGTGCTGCACCGCGACCAGAAGCTGATCTTCCACCGGCCGATCCTGGTCGGCGACAAGCTGTGGTTCGACTCGTACCTGGATTCGGTGATCGAATCGCACGGCACCGTCATCGCCGAGGTTCGCGCCGAGGTCACCGACGACGACGGCAACCCGGTTGCCACGAGCATCGTCACCATGCTGGGCGAGGCGGCCATCGACGAGGCCGACGAGATCAGTTCACAGATCGCCGCGGCGCGCGATGCCGCGATCGCCAAGATGGTTGCCGGGCAAAAGTCCGGCGCCTGATTTTTCCTTGCGCCAGCAGACAAAAACTGCCCATTTCCACGTGGAAATGGGCAGTTTTGCTGTTGGCGGTGAAAAACTCAGCCGAAGAACATGTTTCGACGACCCGCCAGCAGCTGATAGAGCGTGTGCTGGATGGTCTCGCGGACCTGGTCGGTGAGTTCGAACGTGATCATCGGATCGTCGGCGGCGCTCTCGTCGTACTCGACCGTCTCGATCGGCTCGCCGAACTGGATGTGCCACTTCGAGGGCAACGGCACCAGGCCGAGCGGGCCGGCCAACGGGAACAGCGGGGTCACCGGGAAGTACGGCAGACCGAGCAGGCGGGCCAGCAGCTTGACGTCGGCCATCATCGGGTAGATCTCCTCCGACCCGACGATCGAGCACGGCACGATCGGCGCCTGTGCCCGCAGAGCTGCGGAAACGAAGCCGCCGCGGCCGAACCGCTGCAGCTTGTAGCGGTCCTTGAAGTTCTTGCCCAGCCCCTTGAAGCCCTCGGGGAACACCGCGGTGAGTTCACCGTTGGCCAGCAGCCGGTGCGCGTCGGTGGTGCAGGCCACGGTGTGCCCGGCCTTGCGGGCGGCCTGGCCCACCATCGGTAGATCGAAGACCAGATCGGCGGCCAGCAGGCGCAGATCCCGGTGCAGGGGGTGGTGATCGTGCACGGCCACCTGAGTCATCAGCCCGTCGAAGGGCAGCACCCCGGCGTGGTTGGCCACCACGAGTGCCGCGCCGCTCTCGGGCAGGTTCTCGATACCGGACACCTCGACCCGGAACCAGGACCGGAAAAACGTTCGCAGCAAAGGCAAAAAGATTGCGTTGGTGATGTGTGGATCGAACCCGAACTCGTCCACCGAGTACTCGCCGGCCATGCGGGTGCGGATGAACTCCGAGACCGCAGCGATGCCCTTGGCAAGTTCGCTGGGACCCTCGTCGGCGGCTGACTGACCCGAGGCGTTGCTGCGCCGCTGATCGATCTCCCGGACTACCGCGGCGATCTGCTCGGCCGAGGCCCGGCTCCCCGGATCGGCCAGGACCGACGGATGTCGGCGGGCACTGTCGGTGCGGGCCGCAGCCCGCCGCGCAGCAGAGGAACGGCTCGAGTTCCCATGTAGCGGAATAACTTTCGCTTTGGACTCACCCGCCACGTCGATACCTTCTCCCACCCCGGTAGAGCCAGTTCTAATATCCCAAACGCTGCGCCATCCCCACGGCGCGACTCTCCATTGAGCGTACCCATCGCGGATCGAGTATCGGAGTCAATCCGCGACCACGGACGTAGTCGTCGAATGCTTCGGCGGTCGTCCACTTTGGACTGTAGCCCAGATCCCTGTGCATTCGCGTAGTGTCCATGACCCGGCCGAAGCTCAGATAATTCATCTGGTCGCGGTCCAGTTCGGTGTAACGCGTTGCGCGACTGAGCGAATTGATCGCCGACAGTGCCCCGCGCGGAACCGGCACCCGGAGACGCCCCGAACGCCGGATCGCCTGGCTCATCATGATGATGCCCGAGGCACCGATGTTGAACGTGCCCGCCCTGCCGGCCATGGTCGCGCGCTCCAACGCGCCGAGCGCGTCCTGTTCGTGCAAAAGCTGCAGCCGCGCATCCTGTCCGAACACCGACGGCACCACCGGCCCGGCCAGATACCGCGACAGGGCGGTATCCATCGCCGGCCCGATCATGTTGGCCAGCCGCAGGATCGTCAGGTCGATGTCCGGACGACGCCGGGCCAGCCCGCGCGCATAGCCCTCGATATCCATGCTGTCGCGGGCGAAGCCGTCACCCGGTGGACGCCGGGCGCTGCTCTCCTCGCTGAACATCACCGGATCCCGCGAGCTCGACCCGTACACCTCGGAGGTGGACTTGAGCACGACCCGACGGACCGACGGTGTCTTCTGGCAGGCCGCGAACAATTGGATCGCGCCCATCACGTTGAGTTCCTTCAACGTGGCCCGGCCCCCGGACCTCGGCGCGTAGGACGCCGCCGCGGCATGCACGACGGTGTCCACGTTGCCGTTTCGGATCACCTTGGCGATGAACGGGTTGCGGATGTCGGCGCGGACGAATTCAGCCCGCCCCATCCGGCGCATCAGGTCCTTGCTCGGCACCACCGCATCGACGGCGATGACATGCTCGATCGCCGGGTTCTGCGCCAGCCTGGCGGTCAGATAACCGCCGAGGAACCGGCACGCACCCGTGACCAGAACCACCTTCGGAGCGGGCGCCGCACCTACCGGCTGCCCAGATTGCGTTCCACCGGAAGAGTCCGCGCCAGGCGGCCCGGGGACTCCCGTCGGGCGTCCCCCCGAACGACCATCAGAATCCATCGGCTCAGCCTAGCGGCCGCGGCGAAAAGCTACTTACCGAGTTTTCTACGCTGCACCCGGGTACGGCGAAGCAGCTTGCGGTGCTTCTTCTTCGACATACGCTTACGCCGCTTCTTGATGACTGAGCCCATAAACCCCGGAGTCTCCGCTACTTAGCTGATGGTTGACCCGGTCACTTTACCCGGGCCGACCACCGAAACGGAAAACGCCAGCCTGCTCGGGCGACTCAGCCCGTCGCGGCATGCGCCTAGCCGGCGTCGAAGTACGAAGACTCCAGCAGATCGTGGACTGCCTTGGCGTGGACCCGGAACGATCGGCCCACACGAACAGCAGGCAGTTCACCGTTGTGCACCAACCGGTACACCGTCATCTTCGAGACCCTCATCAAGCTCGCCACTTCGGCGACCGTCAGAAATTGAGCTCGAGGCTGACCGTCGCCAGCATCCCGCGCCGATGGCCCGTTCATAGACGTCATCGCAACCCAATCAATCAGGCACAGGCAGTTCCAGCGGCTTCCCCACCGCTGGCACCGACCCGCGCATACAAAGGGAGAATAGCGTGGCGGGTGGGGTTACTGCGACGGGTGTGGGCTAATCAGTTGGAATTAATCTAATTACTCAGATGTAATTCCCAGCTGCTCAGAGCGCGTTTTCGCGGCCTGAACGGCGTTGGAGACCGCGGCCCGCAGTCCCCCACGCTCAAGTTCCCGCAGCCCAGCGGCGGTGGTCCCGGCCGGCGAGGTCACCATCGCGCGCAACTGGGCCGGGGTGGTGTCCAGCGCGGCGCCTCCGGCCGCGTTCACCTCGTCGAGGCGTTCCAGCAGCATCGCCGCCGAGCCGGCCATCGTCTGCACCGCCAGATCGGTGGCCACCGCACGCGACAGGCCCGACTCAACGGCCGCATCCACCAGAGCCTCGACCATCAGGAAGAAGTACGCCGGACCCGAACCGGAAACCGCGGTCACCGCGTCCAGCTGCGACTCGGCCACGGTGATCACACCGCCGACCGCGTCGAAGATCGACGAGACCTGCTTGAGCTGA
This genomic window from Mycolicibacterium neworleansense contains:
- a CDS encoding glutamyl-tRNA reductase, giving the protein MSVLLFGVSHRSAPVSVLEQLSTDESDQAKIIDEVLRSSLVTEAMVLSTCNRVEIYAVVEAFHGGLSIIGQVLSEHSGMSLNDLTKYAYVRYAEAAVEHLFAVTSGLDSAVIGEAQVLGQVRRAYASAEEHQTVGRTLHELAQRALNVGKRVHSETGIDAAGASVVSVALGMAETKLNGGLAGRTAAVIGAGSMGALAGAHLVRAGIERVHVVNRSLPRAERLAENLTEQGVQAQAFSLDHLEEALADADVVVSSTGAVRPVVSLADVHHALAQRNAAAGGDRQLVICDLGMPRDVDPAVAGLPGVWVVDMDRIQREPSARAAATDADAARTIVATEVANYLAGQRMAEVTPTVTALRQRAADVVEAELLRLDNRLPGLDAIHRDEVAKTVRRVVDKLLHAPTVRVKQLASAPGGDSYAEALRELFELDPQAVEAVAASELPFMTTDLDKSE
- the hemB gene encoding porphobilinogen synthase; the protein is MAFPRHRPRRLRSTPAMRRLVAQTSLEPRHLVLPMFVADGIGEPRPISSMPGVVQHTRDSLRQAAADAVEAGVGGLMLFGVPCDEDKDPTGAVGIDPDGILNVALRDLAKDLGDATVLMADTCLDEFTDHGHCGVLDDAGRVDNDATNVRYVELAVAQAESGAHVVGPSGMMDGQVAAIRDGLDAAGHTEVAILAYAAKFASAFYGPFREAVSSSLVGDRRTYQQDPGNIREAVHEVELDIDEGADIVMVKPAMSYLDVVRAAADISPVPVAAYQISGEYSMICAAAANGWIELQAAALESLTGIRRAGADLVLTYWAADVAGWLA
- a CDS encoding APH(3'') family aminoglycoside O-phosphotransferase, translated to MTDWQPVVHGESGAGVFRSADGSRYAKVVGPAAVADLAAERDRVSWAHDHALPVPAVVDWGSTADGGAFLITSAVTGVGADRLPESALRQAWPSIVAAVRDLHGIAVGDCPYRRDLDDMLARAGSVVAAGAVNPEFLSDADRGVAPAALLARVEVEADLRRRQESADQVVCHGDLCLPNILIDPERLTVEGFIDLGRLGLADRHADLALLVANTADTFPGFADDAAAGLAAGYPAAVDPERLRFYLALDPLTWG
- a CDS encoding DUF3093 domain-containing protein; this encodes MESEPVNKVGSEVLFYEQGASWAWLLLGPFAGIGMAILQMTGGYGQDLWIPILFLVLVSGFVAIQIKAARIHTSVELTAATLRQGAEILKVDEIVQIYPEASGSEAPKWQSARALGELSGVPRGRTGIGLKLTGARTAQAWARKHRKLREALTPLVEERTP
- a CDS encoding alpha/beta hydrolase, with amino-acid sequence MTSLTRRDALRLGATGAGAAGLMALGSLLGAPAPRASPSPNQTASAGAALPTRDSGSFTSAARGGVETNWIIARPPGQHGTLRPVIALHGMDNDAAGVMSLGIPEALAQLTAAGRPPFAVVSVDGGNSFWRRRASGEDSGSMVLHELIPMLATKGIDTSRVAFMGWSMGGYGAMLLGARLGAARTAAVCAISPALYMTYWGAPPDAFDSLADWQQNSALRLLPALGSIPLRIDCGTGDRFYAATRMFVNQLPRTPAVGFYPGGHDEDFWRAHLSDELGWLDS
- the hemC gene encoding hydroxymethylbilane synthase produces the protein MVETRDTVIRIGTRGSLLATTQAGTIRDALLAAGHPCELVIISTEGDRNQGPIAEIGVGVFTAALREAIHDGRVDMAVHSYKDLPTARDDRFVIAAVPRREDPRDALVARDGLVLGELPAGSVIGTSSARRAAQLRALGLGLEIRPLRGNLDTRLNRVTSGDLDAIVVARAGLARIGRLDAVTESLEPVQMLPAPAQGALAVECRSGDTELISVLAELDDTDTRAAVTAERILLAELEAGCSAPVGAIAEVVESIDEDGNVFEELSLRGCVATLDGSDVIRASGIGTPDRAADLGVSVAAELFELGARELLVERGSEE
- a CDS encoding bifunctional uroporphyrinogen-III C-methyltransferase/uroporphyrinogen-III synthase, whose translation is MTMRGRKAKPGRITFVGSGPGDPGLLTARAQAVLAHAELVFTDPDVPEAVLALIGTELPPASGPAPAEPAKAAAGDTADADAGAADAAQAAVIAGGPEIRPALGDPAEVAKTLVAEARHGYDVVRLVAGDPLSVDAVITEIGALAKAHVNFEIVPGLPATSAVPTYAGLPLGSSHTVADVRGDVDWAALAAAPGPLILHATASHLPDAARTLIEQGLVDSTPAVVTASGTTCQQRSVETTLGGLTDKAVLEKPAGSELAGPLTGPLVVTIGKTVANRAKLNWWESRALYGWTVLVPRTKDQAGEMSDRLVGHGALPIEVPTIAVEPPRSPAQMERAVKGLVDGRFQWVVFTSTNAVRAVWEKFNEFGLDARAFSGVKIACVGQATADKVRAFGINPELVPSGEQSSLGLLDEFPPFDEVFDPVNRVLLPRADIATETLAEGLRERGWEIEDVTAYRTVRAAPPPAQTREMIKTGGFDAVCFTSSSTVRNLVGIAGKPHARTIVACIGPKTAETAAEFGLRVDVQPESAAVGPLVDALAEHAARLRAEGALPPPRKKSRRR
- a CDS encoding glutaredoxin family protein is translated as MEREQTGTGGVATVTLLTRAGCSMCERAAQQLAALREELDFELVNTDVDAAAAAGDTSLRARYGDLLPVILLNGTEHSYWDVDEQALRADLPAR